Proteins encoded together in one Primulina tabacum isolate GXHZ01 unplaced genomic scaffold, ASM2559414v2 Contig434, whole genome shotgun sequence window:
- the LOC142534229 gene encoding uncharacterized protein LOC142534229, protein MAPTRRTANQNNTHVQGENNTRISGADGPPPNGPQPTIHLTPEELQKIITDAVKMATAKKATSPCQYPEQQHEQPRREEEGESSAGSKSPTVAEELEELRKKVKVLEGHVGSKGSAPVAKGCPFSDIIVREPLPGHFKSAKIKDYDGSSDPEEHLARFENMAMLHCYGDQIKCKFSSSKKYKRTAFSLFEVKQRSEETLRAYIKRFNRVALDVPACAPETKTTAFTQGLLEGDFFRSLTQKTTRRFRRPFVPGRKVHQYGRSPAPEERSIEESKGRPAVRPEERRRGLRSTEPESRPTREEPRSPPWVSRRPGPNVPRRSADIPSGSRRTEGNFREEKSRQVERKDLPPIRGVIKMISGGSTDGDSNRARKARGRRVCLEVDGRDRSEPVISFGPEDLRGVSLPHNDALVIQARVANYDVLRVFVDNGSSVNVIFKEALVQMDLHEYPLEVVATALFGFAGHAVYPEGEITLPLTLGSGDLRKTVMTVFTIVDAPSSYNVILGRPAMNEMRAVASTYHQKIKFPIRGQVGEVKGDQPSSRKCYGETIRVDQKRMKGRTGERKWLREQRR, encoded by the exons atggctcctacCAGAAGAACAGCAAATCAAAACAACACTCATGTTCAAGGAGAAAACAACACTCGTATCTCTGGTGCTGATGGTCCTCCCCCTAATGGTCCTCAGCCTACCATTCATTTAACCCCCGAGGAGTTACAGAAGATTATAACTGATGCTGTTAAGATGGCCACGGCAAAGAAGGCCACTTCACCATGCCAGTATCCCGAGCAACAACATGAACAGCCGCGAAGGGAAGAGGAGGGGGAATCAAGCGCGGGTTCTAAGTCTCCCACTGTTGCGGAAGAATTGGAAGAATTGAGGAAAAAAGTGAAAGTGTTAGAAGGGCATGTTGGTTCTAAAGGCAGCGCTCCAGTTGCAAAAGGTTGCCCATTTTCTGACATCATTGTTCGGGAACCATTACCCGGGCATTTCAAGTCGGCTAAAATCAAGGACTACGATGGGAGTTCTGACCCCGAAGAGCACCTTGCTCGTTTCGAAAACATGGCTATGTTGCATTGTTATGGGGACCAAATTAAATGCAAA TTTAGCAGTAGCAAGAAATATAAAAGAACCGCATTTAGCCTATTCGAGGTAAAGCAGCGCTCGGAGGAAACTCTAAGAGCTTATATCAAAAGATTCAACCGAGTAGCCTTAGACGTACCTGCTTGCGCGCCCGAGACAAAAACTACTGCTTTCACGCAAGGATTGCTAGAAGGGGATTTCTTCCGCTCCCTCACACAAAAAACTACCcggagatttcgaagaccttTTGTCCCGGGCAGAAAAGTACATCAATATGGAAGAAGCCCAGCACCAGAAGAGAGAAGCATTGAAGAGAGCAAGGGGAGACCGGCTGTCAGGCCTGAGGAAAGAA GAAGGGGTTTAAGAAGCACTGAGCCGGAATCTCGCCCTACTCGGGAGGAGCCCAGGTCGCCGCCCTGGGTATCACGACGACCTGGACCGAATGTTCCTAGGAGATCGGCTGACATCCCCAGTGGAAGCAGGAGAACAGAAGGGAACTTTAGGGAAGAAAAAAGCAGACAAGTGGAACGAAAAGACCTTCCCCCTATCCGGGGAGTGATCAAAATGATTTCGGGAGGATCTACTGATGGTGATTCCAACCGAGCCAGGAAAGCAAGGGGTAGAAGAGTGTGCTTAGAAGTTGATGGGAGGGATCGAAGTGAGCCGGTTATTAGTTTTGGCCCGGAAGACCTCAGAGGAGTCAGCCTACCTCATAATGATGCTCTGGTTATTCAGGCCCGGGTCGCTAATTATGACGTGTTGAGAGTTTTTGTGGATAATGGGAGTTCTGTTAATGTTATTTTCAAGGAAGCCCTGGTCCAGATGGATTTACATGAATATCCGCTGGAAGTAGTTGCGACTGCTCTGTTCGGCTTTGCCGGTCATGCTGTGTACCCTGAAGGGGAAATCACTCTACCCCTAACACTTGGAAGTGGAGATTTGAGGAAGACAGTTATGACAGTTTTCACCATAGTAGATGCCCCATCTTCGTATAACGTAATCCTTGGAAGGCCAGCTATGAACGAGATGAGAGCTGTAGCCTCCACTTATCACCAGAAGATCAAGTTCCCGATACGAGGGCAGGTGGGAGAGGTTAAGGGAGACCAACCCTCATCCCGGAAATGCTATGGTGAAACAATCCGAGTAGATCAGAAAAGGATGAAAGGGAGGACAGGGGAAAGAAAGTGGCTCAGGGAGCAAAGGAGGTAG